The genomic segment TGGGCATTCCCTCTTTGATGCGGATGGTAATCTCCTCCTGGCCGCTGACAAGCGTGCTGGCGAGGAGAACCAGGGCGGCGAGGATGATGAATTTGCGTTTCATTATTTCTCCCATTCAAATTCGAAATGGACGACCAGGTATTGCGAAGGGAAATCGGGGGGCAGGGGGGCAAACGGCGCGGCATTCTCGACCGCTCGGCGGGCCGACAGGTCGAGGGAGTCGATGCCGCTGGAATTTTCCAGACGCAGGCCGCCGATGGCGCCGTCGCGGTGAACGACGAAATACACCCCGGCGACGTATTTCCCCTTCAGCCCGGGTGCGACCAGGGAGCTATACCAGGAGGAAGAGATGCGGCCGCGCAGAAGGTCGACATAATAGGCGTAGGGGAAAAAACCGCCGCCAATGCCCGAACCGTATCCGCCGCCGCTGCCATCGCCGCTGCCGCCGCTGGAGATTCCGGTCTTCAGACCGCCTTCGCCGCTGCTTCCCCGGACCGGGGTCTCGATTTTGCTCAGCGTCCGGTCCCGGCGAATGACCGAGATCATTTTTTCCGCTTCGGCTTTTTTCCGGCCTTCGCGGTCCGGATAGCGCAGCGAGGACTGGAACTTGCTTTCCACGGTCAGGTTCTTGACGCTGCCGCCGCCTTCAACCAGGGTGGCCTCGGGAGCCGCTTCCGGCTGCGCCGGGAGCAAGGAATTCCCTTTGCCGCTTCCCTGGCCGTTGCTGCCGTCGCCGCCCCCGCCACCGTTGCCGCCGCCGCCGCCACC from the Candidatus Aminicenantes bacterium genome contains:
- a CDS encoding TonB family protein, with translation MKFKATLLISLGLHLSLAALFVVQPAPKSSGMTYYVDLVSLGGGGGNGGGGGGNGGGGGDGSNGQGSGKGNSLLPAQPEAAPEATLVEGGGSVKNLTVESKFQSSLRYPDREGRKKAEAEKMISVIRRDRTLSKIETPVRGSSGEGGLKTGISSGGSGDGSGGGYGSGIGGGFFPYAYYVDLLRGRISSSWYSSLVAPGLKGKYVAGVYFVVHRDGAIGGLRLENSSGIDSLDLSARRAVENAAPFAPLPPDFPSQYLVVHFEFEWEK